Proteins encoded by one window of Fimbriiglobus ruber:
- a CDS encoding IS701 family transposase — protein MTEQEIVGVGPAFARYLGRYRDVFRQDRTAAHFDTYCRGLLSDLPRKSIEPIALASGTTVRTLQLFVTTSVWSYDEARTRLHRFVADTLADLPTDPVGTVGVIDETSSRKWGDHTPGVQRQYLGCVGKVDNGIVTVHVGVTHGTFRTLLDADLFLPESWDVDRARCQAAGIPDTVRHHPKWRLALDQLLRANTNGITFDGLTFDEGYGAAVPLLTVLGVMGQRFVGEIPTHFAVRDAAGGPSRRADERLTGGHAERGRVYRLTRQTTRPSVWRVATAIVWVADRKHTLMVARNDATGEIKYFLTNATAEPVARILAVAFRRWTVEHLFRVAKQEVGLMHDEGRDYTGLMRHRTLAVVVLGFVAAHTERLRGEKPRRDDGAGVPGAQRPVRDPVPAATGNRGHPTYQRRNSIPPAAKQASHPIS, from the coding sequence ATGACCGAGCAGGAAATCGTGGGCGTCGGCCCGGCGTTCGCCCGGTATCTGGGCCGGTATCGGGACGTGTTCCGGCAAGACCGCACGGCCGCCCACTTCGACACGTATTGTCGGGGCCTGTTATCCGACCTGCCGCGGAAATCGATCGAACCGATCGCGTTGGCGAGCGGGACGACGGTCCGTACCCTCCAGTTGTTCGTGACGACCTCGGTGTGGTCGTACGACGAGGCCCGGACGCGGTTGCACCGATTCGTGGCCGATACGCTGGCCGATCTCCCGACCGATCCCGTCGGAACGGTCGGGGTGATCGACGAGACGAGCAGCCGGAAGTGGGGGGATCACACTCCGGGCGTCCAACGGCAGTACCTGGGGTGTGTGGGCAAGGTCGACAATGGGATCGTGACCGTCCACGTGGGGGTCACCCACGGCACCTTTCGCACCCTGTTGGACGCCGACCTGTTCCTACCCGAGTCGTGGGACGTGGACCGCGCGCGGTGTCAGGCGGCCGGCATCCCGGACACCGTCCGGCACCACCCGAAGTGGCGGCTCGCCCTCGACCAACTCCTCCGGGCGAACACGAACGGGATCACGTTCGACGGGCTGACGTTCGACGAAGGGTACGGGGCAGCCGTCCCGCTCCTGACCGTGTTGGGCGTGATGGGACAGCGGTTCGTGGGTGAAATCCCGACGCATTTCGCCGTCCGGGACGCGGCCGGGGGCCCCTCCCGGCGGGCCGACGAGCGGTTGACCGGGGGTCACGCCGAGCGGGGGCGAGTGTACCGGTTGACCCGCCAGACGACCCGCCCGTCGGTCTGGCGGGTGGCCACCGCCATCGTCTGGGTGGCCGACCGCAAGCACACCCTGATGGTCGCCCGCAACGACGCGACCGGGGAGATCAAGTACTTCCTGACGAACGCCACGGCCGAGCCGGTGGCTCGGATTCTCGCCGTCGCCTTCCGCCGGTGGACGGTCGAGCATCTATTCCGGGTCGCCAAACAGGAAGTCGGACTGATGCACGACGAGGGGCGGGATTACACGGGGCTGATGCGGCACCGGACCCTGGCCGTGGTCGTCCTCGGATTCGTCGCCGCCCACACGGAGCGGCTCCGGGGGGAAAAACCCAGACGTGACGATGGAGCAGGTGTGCCGGGCGCTCAACGTCCGGTGCGCGATCCTGTTCCGGCGGCGACGGGGAACCGGGGCCACCCAACATACCAGCGACGTAATTCAATACCACCAGCGGCGAAACAAGCAAGCCACCCGATCTCATAA
- a CDS encoding agmatine deiminase family protein has product MIPDWEANGVFLADLFRVRHPALFEQLHSILVSHGVEVRLLDHVQDLWARDYSPIQIGPGEFVQFRYAPDYLEGHPELRTGREVAGQFHELGECRHSEINLDGGNVVTSRTKAIVTDKIYRENPNWERDKLRDELCRTLQVEELIVIPKEPYEPIGHADAMIRFLSEEAVIVNEYAEVDPAFGNRLVKVLCRHGLTIEYLPYYPEKKTLAGIPSAVGNYTNFLRTKKVLVAPVYGTHHDEIALRKLASVFPDLPILPLDCTELAREGGILNCVSASFRISTKTSRL; this is encoded by the coding sequence ATGATCCCCGACTGGGAAGCGAATGGTGTTTTCCTCGCCGATCTGTTCAGGGTCCGGCATCCCGCTCTGTTCGAGCAACTCCATTCCATTCTGGTTTCACACGGCGTCGAAGTCCGTTTGCTCGATCATGTCCAAGACCTGTGGGCTCGTGATTACTCCCCCATCCAGATCGGGCCCGGGGAATTCGTTCAGTTCCGTTATGCACCTGACTACCTTGAAGGCCATCCCGAACTTCGCACAGGTCGAGAAGTCGCGGGTCAGTTCCACGAACTCGGCGAGTGCCGCCATTCGGAGATCAACCTCGATGGCGGGAACGTGGTGACATCTCGGACGAAAGCCATCGTCACCGACAAGATTTACCGTGAGAATCCGAACTGGGAACGGGATAAACTCCGGGATGAACTTTGTCGAACCTTGCAGGTGGAAGAACTGATCGTCATACCCAAGGAGCCTTACGAGCCAATTGGCCATGCCGACGCCATGATTCGCTTCCTCAGCGAAGAAGCCGTCATCGTGAACGAATACGCCGAGGTCGATCCAGCCTTCGGCAATCGGTTGGTGAAAGTCCTTTGCCGCCACGGGCTGACCATCGAATATCTCCCCTATTACCCCGAAAAGAAGACGCTGGCCGGAATACCGTCAGCTGTGGGCAACTACACCAACTTCCTCAGAACAAAGAAGGTACTGGTCGCCCCGGTTTACGGGACCCACCACGACGAGATAGCCTTAAGGAAGCTGGCGTCCGTCTTTCCTGACTTGCCGATTCTTCCCCTGGACTGCACGGAGTTGGCCCGGGAGGGAGGGATCCTAAATTGTGTGTCTGCATCATTTCGCATTTCCACGAAAACCTCCAGACTCTGA
- a CDS encoding transposase: MDAAAIYQRFVEQAPAAVLIHGLIQSCMSPEFLDQTAAPHLPASPNPRQLAFADLVEILLPVVFGSATSVRHSYRQATHMHAVATLKCVYERLDRTPPAAVAALVGAVADRVGPLFDTPATGPLRFRTLDGNHLAATQNRLADLAGRPAPLPGQAIVLRDQATGVFVRILLHEDGHANERALHAQLMPAFEPGDVVIADSSFCTEGFLTGVQARGAASVVRHHGGVGLTPVGDRIDHGLVPTGRVYETRVQYAQTALVLRLVEIELCQPTREGITVVGVLTDVPAETLPAPDVAATYLRRRTIEVAFQELADGLRGEVDTLAYPKAALFAFGLAVAVYNLLQVVRRAAEHHAVASGEPIPDPVSPVLLGHEVRSFAAGVATALNGNPDMPTPAWTVERLRAWVKTLARRLTDGRYAKSKRGHRKARPKTPKAPKGSHTATARVLEQRRIKSQ, translated from the coding sequence ATGGATGCGGCCGCCATCTACCAGCGATTCGTCGAACAGGCTCCGGCTGCCGTCTTGATCCACGGTCTGATCCAGAGCTGTATGTCCCCGGAGTTCCTGGATCAAACGGCCGCCCCCCACCTGCCGGCGTCCCCGAACCCCCGCCAACTCGCGTTCGCGGATCTGGTGGAGATCCTATTGCCCGTCGTCTTCGGGTCCGCGACCTCGGTTCGGCACTCGTACCGACAGGCGACCCACATGCACGCCGTGGCGACACTCAAGTGCGTCTACGAGCGACTCGACCGGACCCCGCCGGCCGCCGTCGCCGCACTCGTCGGGGCCGTCGCCGATCGCGTCGGCCCACTGTTCGACACCCCGGCCACCGGACCCCTCCGGTTCCGAACTCTGGATGGGAATCACTTGGCCGCGACGCAGAACCGGTTGGCCGACCTGGCTGGCCGGCCGGCTCCCCTCCCGGGTCAGGCGATCGTTCTCCGGGACCAAGCGACCGGCGTGTTCGTCCGCATCCTGTTGCACGAGGACGGGCATGCGAACGAGCGGGCCCTGCACGCCCAATTGATGCCGGCATTCGAGCCCGGGGATGTGGTCATTGCGGACAGCTCGTTCTGCACCGAAGGGTTCCTCACGGGCGTTCAGGCCCGGGGGGCGGCGTCCGTCGTACGCCACCACGGTGGGGTCGGGTTGACCCCGGTCGGCGACCGGATCGACCACGGGTTGGTCCCGACCGGACGGGTGTACGAGACGCGGGTGCAATACGCCCAGACGGCTCTCGTCCTCCGACTCGTCGAGATCGAACTGTGTCAGCCGACGCGGGAGGGGATCACCGTCGTGGGAGTACTGACCGATGTCCCGGCCGAGACCCTGCCGGCTCCGGACGTGGCGGCCACGTACCTGCGTCGGCGAACGATCGAAGTCGCGTTCCAGGAATTGGCCGACGGGTTGCGCGGGGAGGTCGACACGCTCGCGTACCCGAAGGCCGCGTTGTTCGCGTTCGGGTTGGCGGTCGCCGTGTACAACCTCTTGCAGGTTGTCCGACGGGCAGCCGAGCACCACGCGGTGGCGTCGGGCGAGCCGATTCCGGACCCGGTGTCCCCAGTCCTGTTGGGGCACGAGGTGCGTTCGTTCGCCGCGGGTGTCGCCACCGCGCTGAACGGGAACCCCGACATGCCCACGCCCGCGTGGACGGTGGAGCGGTTGCGGGCGTGGGTCAAGACGTTGGCCCGCCGGTTGACTGACGGGCGGTATGCGAAGAGCAAACGCGGTCATCGCAAGGCGCGACCCAAGACGCCCAAAGCCCCCAAGGGCTCGCACACTGCGACCGCCCGCGTTCTCGAACAACGACGCATCAAAAGTCAATAG
- a CDS encoding recombinase family protein, whose product MELKKELIQRAKTCPLRVGVYLRVSTEEQANEGDSIDAQRNTAARNIDRLREEGVPIESVDYYAESRSGKNFNRPEMQRLHADIRGGRLDIILAFKMDRVSRNTVDFRTFEATLKQHNVELQFFNDHYGNRTASDFLTSHMMIGIAEHERLVIGERTRMTMEDRARRGLWNGGYIFGYRKDEKTEKLVLHAAEAEVVRTHIFDAFEALGSVGRVVQRLHELGVRYPIQRSSQVPSGGKPLDKPFDKQIVRRILENEVHLGHVVWGEIRTENAHPAIIEVDQFKRVGRLLNHNRRRRTNTRYSRGRQYPLRSLVYCGCGSRMTPKGATGRTTTCHYYCCSRQNHQAGKVECSSPGIPAEALEAAIIRLLRRIATCRDFREQIVNHALAALGEDSQRVQEEAALVRQRLSSVQAEINNFLGVLAKMGAEAAGLVEEGLVRLKSEREQLQGKLKELDAVKAPHDAVREQARAFVESWTDVGQLLDDADLPEQMIILQHFVQALELKVADADAKKGTYVLRIFPELGPLNEEPPPNSHDPVPGGSGNRVVLTENGVVRQFGEKAPPVGFEPTTRRLTAGRLLTITNYPVTVCVA is encoded by the coding sequence ATGGAACTGAAAAAAGAGTTGATCCAGAGGGCGAAGACCTGCCCTCTACGTGTCGGTGTCTACCTTCGTGTCTCCACCGAAGAGCAGGCCAATGAGGGGGATTCCATCGATGCCCAAAGGAACACTGCCGCCCGGAACATTGATCGGCTTCGTGAGGAAGGAGTCCCGATTGAATCCGTTGACTACTACGCCGAGTCTCGATCTGGGAAGAACTTCAACCGACCGGAAATGCAGCGTCTTCACGCTGACATTCGTGGAGGAAGACTCGACATCATCTTGGCGTTCAAGATGGATCGAGTCAGTCGCAACACCGTGGACTTTCGGACCTTCGAGGCCACGCTAAAACAGCACAACGTCGAACTCCAGTTCTTCAACGATCACTACGGCAACCGCACTGCCTCCGACTTCCTGACCAGCCACATGATGATCGGGATTGCCGAACACGAACGTCTCGTAATCGGTGAACGGACAAGGATGACGATGGAGGATCGTGCCCGCCGAGGGTTGTGGAACGGCGGCTACATCTTCGGCTACCGCAAGGACGAAAAAACTGAGAAGCTGGTCCTCCACGCCGCCGAGGCCGAAGTCGTCCGCACGCACATCTTTGATGCCTTCGAAGCACTCGGCTCAGTGGGCCGCGTTGTTCAACGCCTCCATGAGCTCGGGGTCCGTTACCCCATTCAGCGATCTTCGCAGGTACCGAGCGGCGGAAAGCCTCTGGATAAGCCGTTCGACAAACAGATCGTTCGCCGCATCCTGGAGAACGAAGTCCACCTGGGCCATGTGGTTTGGGGAGAAATTCGTACCGAGAATGCCCACCCCGCCATCATCGAGGTGGACCAGTTTAAGCGTGTTGGACGACTGCTCAATCACAACCGTCGCCGAAGGACAAACACCCGGTACTCCCGAGGCCGTCAGTATCCCCTACGGAGCCTGGTTTACTGCGGGTGCGGCTCACGCATGACGCCGAAGGGGGCGACCGGTCGCACGACGACCTGTCACTACTATTGTTGCAGCCGTCAGAATCACCAGGCCGGGAAGGTTGAATGTTCCAGCCCAGGAATTCCGGCCGAGGCACTGGAAGCAGCCATCATTCGTCTGCTCCGTCGAATCGCCACTTGCCGCGATTTCAGAGAGCAGATCGTCAACCACGCACTTGCCGCTCTGGGTGAAGATTCGCAGCGAGTCCAGGAGGAAGCGGCTCTAGTTCGTCAACGGCTCTCGTCCGTGCAGGCCGAGATCAACAACTTCCTGGGAGTGCTCGCCAAGATGGGGGCTGAGGCAGCCGGTCTCGTAGAGGAGGGACTGGTCCGGCTGAAGAGTGAGCGGGAACAACTTCAAGGGAAGCTCAAGGAACTCGACGCCGTGAAGGCACCCCATGACGCAGTTCGCGAACAAGCCCGTGCGTTCGTCGAATCCTGGACCGACGTGGGGCAGCTTTTGGACGATGCCGACCTCCCCGAGCAGATGATCATCCTGCAACACTTCGTTCAGGCCCTGGAATTGAAGGTAGCTGACGCTGACGCGAAAAAGGGGACGTACGTCCTGAGGATCTTCCCGGAACTGGGGCCACTGAACGAAGAACCACCCCCGAATAGCCACGACCCGGTACCCGGAGGGTCCGGAAATCGGGTCGTGTTAACCGAAAATGGCGTGGTTCGCCAATTTGGTGAAAAAGCTCCCCCGGTAGGATTCGAACCTACGACCCGCCGGTTAACAGCCGGCCGACTGCTAACCATAACCAATTATCCTGTGACGGTTTGCGTGGCGTAA
- a CDS encoding MBL fold metallo-hydrolase, translating to MKLTIHRGTKEIGGSCVELSTAATRLVLDLGLPLVDANREPFDSRSALVKPVETLKTEKVIPPIPGLFDTDHPEPNGILLSHAHLDHAGLLHLSRPTVPIYTTSGTSKMMLAAAVFAAQKQLDRSRFREVVSQQPIQIGDCQVTPLAVDHSIFGSVAFLIEAEGKTILYSGDFRNHGRKPGMIRDLLNHLKTKTIDALIVEGTHFGTDREEGATEYQLEDRIVDLVQTAPALVLATFSALDVDRIVTLYKAAQKAGRIFVVDAYTAFVLYLIGRQAKVPRPSRDMGIRVFFNHLFERRNLDNIREKFQADRIELAEVLDEPAKYLMVFRPSMVEFDFNSQLPSRCRVLYGYWQGYLNKPDWVELQKQVALVDGDFIRAHVSGHAYVADIINFANSVNARTVIPIHTFEPQMYQDHFPNVTRLSDGIPFDVC from the coding sequence ATGAAACTGACCATTCATCGCGGCACGAAAGAGATCGGTGGCTCCTGCGTGGAACTTTCCACAGCAGCCACACGGCTGGTTCTCGATCTTGGTCTGCCCTTGGTAGACGCCAACCGTGAGCCGTTTGATTCCCGTTCCGCCCTGGTTAAGCCTGTCGAAACTTTGAAAACCGAAAAGGTGATCCCGCCCATTCCTGGTCTCTTCGACACCGACCATCCGGAACCAAATGGCATTCTGCTCAGTCACGCTCATCTCGATCATGCCGGTCTGCTGCACCTCTCGCGGCCAACGGTTCCGATCTATACCACCAGTGGCACCAGCAAGATGATGCTTGCCGCTGCCGTGTTCGCAGCCCAGAAGCAGCTTGACCGATCCCGATTCCGTGAGGTGGTAAGCCAGCAACCAATCCAGATCGGTGATTGCCAGGTGACGCCGCTGGCCGTCGATCATTCCATCTTCGGCAGCGTGGCCTTCCTGATTGAGGCCGAGGGGAAGACCATCCTCTATTCCGGCGACTTCCGCAATCATGGTCGCAAGCCGGGCATGATCCGCGATTTGCTCAACCACCTGAAGACGAAGACCATTGATGCCCTGATCGTCGAAGGAACCCACTTCGGGACCGACAGGGAAGAGGGAGCCACCGAATACCAGTTGGAAGACAGGATCGTCGATCTCGTGCAAACCGCACCGGCCCTCGTGTTGGCCACGTTCTCGGCCCTGGACGTGGACCGCATCGTCACGCTCTACAAGGCCGCTCAGAAGGCGGGCCGCATCTTCGTCGTGGACGCATACACCGCGTTCGTCCTCTACCTCATCGGCAGGCAGGCCAAGGTTCCCAGACCGAGCAGGGACATGGGCATCCGGGTTTTCTTCAACCATCTCTTTGAACGCCGGAACCTCGACAACATCCGGGAGAAGTTCCAGGCCGACAGGATCGAGCTGGCCGAGGTCCTCGACGAGCCAGCGAAATACCTGATGGTGTTCCGTCCGTCGATGGTCGAGTTTGACTTCAACAGTCAACTCCCGTCCCGGTGCCGAGTCCTTTACGGCTACTGGCAAGGCTATCTGAATAAGCCGGATTGGGTTGAACTTCAAAAGCAGGTTGCCTTGGTGGACGGCGACTTCATCCGAGCCCACGTCAGCGGACATGCTTATGTCGCCGACATCATCAACTTCGCGAACTCCGTCAACGCCCGCACGGTGATTCCGATCCACACGTTCGAGCCCCAGATGTACCAGGATCACTTCCCCAACGTGACCAGGCTGTCCGACGGCATCCCGTTCGATGTTTGCTGA
- a CDS encoding RNA ligase family protein yields MKNLAELQAECATLGIKVETKGRASKEPYVVALRDYHWRKDHHDEPLPAQIMPMLLGSWEDLDDAQAEAIEHDHHAWIVQPKLDGCRALLHIEGNQVRITSRTVSEVTYRLSEFQDNLSHLAEDLSKLSGTILDGELVCPVSALHTGSTVTATSLQATMAVLAASPSKAQQFQEGQHAHVRFHVFDILRSGGQVVTHLPLMDRQDITATTLRQISHEFIEAVPSFVVNKPDIHRHIIEAGGEGTVWKKVDAPYEPGRRVGHWIKRKRGIEVEAFVTGFKPGTNGHEAMIGAIEFGTAKNGSVEPIAWVSSLPSVNRSRMTQLDSAGKVSLAPGYLGRRALIFGQDLSAKSGRIRHARIVRWLAG; encoded by the coding sequence GTGAAAAACCTGGCCGAACTTCAAGCGGAATGTGCCACTCTGGGAATCAAGGTGGAGACGAAGGGACGTGCAAGCAAGGAGCCATACGTAGTCGCCCTTCGCGATTACCATTGGCGGAAGGATCACCACGATGAGCCGCTCCCGGCCCAGATCATGCCGATGCTGCTCGGTTCGTGGGAGGATCTTGACGACGCTCAGGCCGAAGCCATCGAGCATGACCATCACGCCTGGATCGTGCAGCCCAAGTTGGATGGATGCCGTGCCTTGTTGCACATCGAAGGCAACCAGGTGAGGATCACCAGCCGCACGGTGTCCGAAGTCACGTACCGGCTCTCGGAATTTCAGGACAACTTATCCCACTTGGCGGAAGACCTATCCAAGCTCAGCGGCACTATCCTCGATGGCGAGCTAGTCTGCCCCGTCTCGGCTCTCCACACCGGTAGCACCGTGACGGCTACTTCCCTTCAAGCAACGATGGCAGTGCTGGCTGCTTCTCCGAGCAAGGCTCAACAATTCCAGGAAGGCCAGCACGCTCATGTCCGCTTCCACGTGTTCGACATTCTTCGCTCTGGCGGTCAGGTCGTTACGCACCTTCCCTTGATGGACCGCCAGGACATCACGGCAACGACCCTTCGACAAATTAGCCACGAGTTCATCGAGGCAGTTCCGAGTTTCGTGGTGAACAAGCCGGACATTCACCGCCACATCATCGAGGCTGGCGGCGAGGGTACGGTATGGAAGAAAGTTGATGCCCCCTACGAGCCGGGCCGACGTGTTGGTCACTGGATCAAAAGGAAACGAGGGATTGAGGTGGAGGCCTTCGTCACCGGATTCAAGCCGGGCACAAACGGACACGAAGCGATGATCGGTGCCATCGAGTTTGGGACAGCCAAAAATGGTTCCGTCGAACCAATAGCATGGGTGAGCAGCTTGCCGTCAGTCAACCGTTCTCGAATGACGCAACTCGACTCTGCGGGGAAAGTCAGTCTTGCCCCAGGTTACCTGGGTCGAAGAGCGTTGATATTCGGTCAGGATCTTTCAGCCAAGTCAGGGCGAATACGCCACGCAAGGATCGTGAGATGGCTGGCCGGGTGA
- a CDS encoding helix-turn-helix domain-containing protein — MGWRFEIDRRLDNMNRRRQRQGRPPLTLKDVALLTGIQYKSLLNLAKNSTLRATNTRFIDALCAFFGCDPSQIMVRNPVLQGEPDDGEIDQVLARILAGDAPQAAFHVETLYGAEAEQQWRVDRDDRE; from the coding sequence ATGGGATGGAGATTCGAGATTGACCGGCGACTGGACAACATGAACAGAAGGCGACAACGCCAGGGTAGGCCGCCGCTGACGCTGAAGGACGTGGCCCTCTTGACGGGAATCCAGTACAAGTCCTTGTTGAACCTGGCAAAGAATTCGACGCTTCGGGCTACAAACACCCGTTTTATAGACGCGTTGTGTGCGTTCTTCGGATGCGACCCGTCACAAATAATGGTCCGGAATCCAGTACTTCAAGGGGAGCCGGACGACGGGGAGATCGACCAGGTGTTGGCCCGCATTCTGGCGGGAGATGCACCACAAGCGGCTTTTCACGTCGAGACTCTTTACGGAGCAGAGGCGGAGCAACAGTGGCGTGTTGATCGGGATGACCGTGAGTAA
- a CDS encoding helix-turn-helix transcriptional regulator, translating to MTTPKKKLNVKQLPSKAKSPRPETDRRLRQADRLARVLRMLQLLLGRSRWNYRDIAAEQECSERTVHRDRGVLQLAGIPVDHDEDDKCLRIRQDFRFPAFNVTEDEALGQGTAAAITKGPGLDINEGASLVKQKLAATSKEETAQILADAEELVTVLDLKLADHSRHRDIIRTIQWALIKRKQLVGTYRSPHEPNEVTLHLHPYRLCLVKQAWYLIARPATDDAVRTYRVARFKTLRMLDAKAEVPQDFDLKEYFGNAWAVYRGDRSFDVEIVFAREAASTVTEGIWHHTQKVHKNKDGSVTLTFQVDGLNEILRWILGWGSRAKVIQPSELCDMILAQLNQSLEGYRA from the coding sequence ATGACCACTCCAAAGAAAAAGTTGAACGTCAAACAGCTTCCGTCAAAAGCCAAGTCGCCGAGGCCCGAAACGGATCGCCGACTCCGTCAGGCTGACCGCCTGGCCAGGGTTTTGAGGATGCTCCAACTCTTGTTAGGCCGGAGTCGGTGGAACTATCGGGACATCGCTGCCGAACAAGAGTGTTCGGAACGGACGGTTCATCGCGACCGGGGAGTCCTGCAACTGGCCGGTATTCCTGTCGATCACGATGAGGACGACAAGTGCTTGCGGATACGGCAAGACTTTCGGTTCCCGGCTTTCAACGTCACCGAGGACGAAGCACTCGGCCAGGGGACCGCCGCCGCGATTACGAAAGGCCCGGGCCTGGACATCAATGAGGGTGCCTCACTAGTCAAGCAGAAGCTGGCCGCCACTTCGAAAGAAGAAACAGCCCAGATTCTGGCCGATGCAGAAGAGTTAGTCACTGTGCTCGACCTCAAGCTCGCAGACCACTCTCGACACCGGGACATCATCCGGACCATCCAGTGGGCTCTGATCAAACGCAAGCAGCTGGTGGGCACCTATCGAAGTCCACATGAGCCCAACGAGGTGACTCTGCATCTTCATCCGTACCGACTTTGTCTGGTCAAACAAGCCTGGTATTTGATTGCCCGACCGGCTACCGACGACGCCGTCAGAACCTATCGGGTGGCCCGTTTCAAGACGTTGCGGATGCTGGACGCCAAGGCAGAAGTGCCTCAGGACTTCGATCTCAAGGAATACTTCGGGAACGCCTGGGCCGTCTATCGAGGCGACCGCTCCTTCGACGTGGAGATCGTGTTCGCCAGGGAAGCCGCAAGCACCGTGACCGAGGGAATCTGGCACCACACACAAAAGGTCCACAAGAACAAGGACGGCTCCGTCACGCTGACGTTCCAGGTCGATGGTCTCAACGAGATCCTTCGCTGGATTTTAGGATGGGGCAGCCGGGCCAAGGTGATCCAGCCGTCGGAACTTTGTGATATGATCCTCGCCCAATTGAACCAGTCCCTTGAGGGGTATCGAGCATGA
- a CDS encoding HTH domain-containing protein, translating into MAKKRTDAERRARQCERLSRLLRVLRLILGPGRWDADGLARELECSPRTVHRDLQALSMAGVPWFFDNECQAYRVRPGFKFPAIHSSGTDSSNTPDPIVLIANAKKILADGERFLSSLRQLISALEGLSEPPTC; encoded by the coding sequence ATGGCCAAGAAGCGAACAGATGCGGAAAGACGTGCTCGACAGTGCGAACGGCTCAGTCGTTTGCTCCGCGTCCTTCGTCTGATCCTCGGTCCTGGACGATGGGATGCTGACGGACTGGCCCGTGAACTCGAATGCTCTCCTCGTACCGTTCATCGAGACCTTCAAGCTCTGTCAATGGCGGGCGTCCCCTGGTTCTTCGACAACGAGTGTCAGGCCTACAGGGTCAGGCCCGGTTTCAAGTTTCCGGCCATCCACTCCTCTGGTACCGATTCCAGCAACACCCCGGACCCCATCGTGCTGATCGCTAACGCCAAGAAGATCCTTGCCGATGGAGAACGGTTCCTCAGTTCCCTTCGACAACTCATCTCCGCACTGGAAGGCTTGTCGGAACCGCCGACCTGCTGA